AAGTCGAAAATTTGTCAAGACCTACGTCGTGCCGACTCGGCGAACGTCCTCAACACATCCTGTAGCAGTAATCACTGCAGAGACGGTTTCTTCGCCCATTGAAAAATGAACCTCTACCTCCAGTGGGTTCTCAGAGACAGTCTGAACAGCCGATGAATCGAGAGCACGCCATACCTGCGTCGGGTGTTGACGGTTGGTCTCGAGTCCGTGTTGACGAAAGAACCCCTCAACGACCGGATGAAACGTCACTAGTGTCGCTCCAGACATCGATGCACTGGCACCGCAACAGCGACAGTCAAACCGAACAACAGACGGCGTCGGCGTGTCAGCATCGGGGTCTACGCCCTCAACGAGTCGACGGTCTGTTTGGCTCGAACAGCGGTGACAAAACCCAGCACGGAGGTGTTGCATCTGCGTCCGATACCATTGAATAAGGGTTGTGGGGAGATCTTCTTTTGAGATTGATTCCACCGCATTGGGTGGAACCGAAAAGATACTTCCAGATCCACAGGTATCACACCGGAGTTGAGCGCGCTTATCGACACACCTCACAGTGAAGTGCCCATCACATTGGAGACACTCCCAATCGGTTGGGATGGGATTTATCGAGAGGTCAGCGTCGAAAGTTCCCGCCACCAATGCGCCGACGATTTCCGTGCCACCTGGCGTGAGCTTGTATATCCCGTCCTGCTTTCGTACGAACGAACCGGTCAGTTGGGTGAGATGGTAGTTGAAGTTGCCTGTATCGTCGATAGGAACGGCGTCGTACAGTTGCGAAAACGACAGTCCAGAGGACGCATCTGCGAGTACATCAAGGATGGTGAGTCGGGTCTCGTTGGCAAGCGAACTGAACATTGAGACAGCCGGTTGCCGATCAACTGTCGGCATGTCACAACCCGTCGAATTTGTGCCGTTCATCTGTTGCCTCACGATCTGATTGGTACCGCTCGAAGAAAACTCACAGCATCTCACACGCACCCACCAAGAGACATTAAATCGACTACTGTAATCGATTGCTGAAAGCACATATCTGTCGACGGGTCCACCGTGTTGCTATGTCGGACAATAGTAGTGATGAGGTGCAAGCACGAAACTGGTGGAACGCGTGGTCCGAGGAGTTTCAGGAAGCAGGCGGTCATTCGATAGCAGTCGCATTTGGACCTGGGGCTCCGGAAGGAGACGATCTAGGATTGCTCGGTGACGTATCGGGACAAAACGCGATCGAACTCGGCTGTGGCGGTGGACAGTTCGGTATCGCTCTCGCACAGCAGGGTGCAACTATCACGGGAGTCGACATCTCAGAGGAGCAACTCAACTACGCCCGAACCCTTGCTGAGGAACACGATGTTGATATCGAGTTCCTCCACCGGAGCGTAACGGACTTATCTGATATTCAAGACAACACCCTCGACCTCGCATTCTCTGCGTTTGCATTCCAGTGGGTCGAAGACTTGGGGGCATGCTTCAGCGAGACGTCACGAGTTCTACGAGATGGTGGTCGACTAGTGTTCAGCGTTGACCATCCGTACTACAAAACCGTCGATACCGATAGCCACGAGGTCACGCGGAGCTACTTCAGCGACGAACCACGCCGAGTGTACAGCGAGTCGCTCGACGCCGAGATGGTAATATACTCCCGAGGAATCGGAGAAACGGTTCAATTGTTGACCGAAGCAGGATTTACCGTCGAAGCGATTCAAGAGCCGGGATACGAACACCCTGAGAGCTACGAGTCGGAGTTCGGGAGTTTCGATGCAGATCTCATGGCGAAGGTCCCTCCGACCGTCGTGTACGCTGCTCAACTCTGAGAAGATGTGCATTCTATAGTGGGTTCGGGAGTTAGATTGCTAACGAGAGTGAACATTGAAACCGGAGTTTGAAGCACTTACAGCAGGTGAATTGGCTAAAATCGTGTGTTTTGGGCTCTCTATATTGGGTGTAGTCTCATCTTCCAGGGAGATGAATTTGATGTAGCGATATACAATTTATAAACATGAGGATAGCTGCTATCGGGAAATAGGGGCCTTGTGTCGGGAGATTACACGGGAAGTGGTGGTGTGTTGGGTACTGCCGGTTACTTTCATAAGCGGAAGTAACCAACCCCCGGGACCCCCGAATCGATCTGTGTGCAGTTCGTAGTGCTAACTTAGGGGAGGAGGAAAACACAACGAGAAACCTAGGCAATATCTCAGATGACGATGATGGTCGCAGTGAGGCTCCAGAGGACAATGCCGAGGAGGTAGAATGTGAGGATCGCTCGATTGTTCGTAGGAAGTGATGATCCGATGTGCAGCTGTGATGGTGCGGCGTCCATTTCTAGGTAGTCGCCTTGTTCACCACCTCCCCCACCTTCCATCGCCATGGTTGGGCCGCTTCCAGTCTGTGCATGAAGAAGGGCAAACACAAACAGGGACACGATTAGTAGGAGGAAGACGGCTTCACCATAGAAATACGCGAGTGGGACGACCGTTACACCTGCTGCAATGACGGTATATGCGAGGAGAGCTGAGGCGAGCGTATTTCGTTCCATAGTTCAATGCAGTGAGTTGTGGAGTTATGAGTTTGGGGAGTCATTAACTCTACTGCTATTGGCTAGGTCCCTGAGCAGTCATCCGTTCAGGAAACTCACGTTAGCTATTAGTGGTCTGCTGGGTCGTATTTGTAACTGCGGCAGTATACCATGCTGGTTTTGAGATTTGTGTCTCACCGATCGCCGAGTAATTCGCCGACTCTTGGATATGAACAGTTGACTGATTGTATTTCCCTGTTCCACTGAATGAATAGCGGTGGATGATGCCCCATGCGTCGATGATAGCAGTGAACGAGCCATTTGTGACTTTTACTGGCCGAAAGGAGCTTTCTAAAGACGTTGAATCGCTCAAATTGCTCGAATGCAAGCGATATAGAGGGGGACCTGAACCGGAATCGTTGACCTTTTTAATCGAATGGATTGTAGACGTAGTAATGAAAAGATAGAGTCGATCGGTATTTATCAGTGGTCGTACTATACTAGGCCTATCTGTGGTTAGGTAAAAACGCCGATTTCCATTGAGAACTATTTTACTATGTGTTTGGTTACCGTTTGACCAGTAACTAGTCTTTCCTTGTGTTGCATCAAATAGAACCTGAATTTGGCCTGCATACGTTGTGTTAGCGAGAAAATGAGTGTTGTTGTGCGTCGCTTGGATTGTAGTGGACTTGTGGCGTAAGAGTGTTCCATTCGTATAGCGTAGATTAAGAGTTTGATGATACGTGAATGTTTCCTCAGTGAGGATTCGAGCGTGTGCGCTCGTGAGTTCCTCGGCGCTCGTAATCCCTTCAGCTGTCACCCCTGGAGCGAGTGTTCCAGAAAGGGTAGTGGTTGATTCGGACTGGGTTGGGGAGGTAGCAGGTGAAAAGAAGCTGTTACAGCCAGCGGTGAGGATGATGAGCAAGCAACCAAGATAGACGATTCGGCGCATTGTTATTTGTTTTTAATACACCAAAATAAAGGTATTGGTGCATTAATATATGTAGATACAAATATGTGGTGAAAAAACTCGCTCTAATTCTTTTAAACTAAAAAACTTTGACTAAAAAGACTGGTGACTGTGGGACATCTATCTCCATGATTTATTGATCTTGGCATTGGATCGGTGCATAGAAAAAATGAATTTAGAAATATTCAATATTCACGCTATTCTAAGCATTAGTTAGTACATGATACAAAGTGAAAAAATTAGATTCGTAGCAAGGAAATTTATATAGGACGTTGGATCATGGATACTATGATGATCTCTAAACAGTTGATTTTATTATTTTTTGCCATATCCATATCTTTCATATATTCGACACGTAATGATAAAACGTGGCGAATACTTGGGTTACTTTGTACCATGTCTGGATTTACTATCGTCTATGTGGATTATTTAGCCGGTCAAATTTTACCCACATATCTTTTAGTGATAATTGTTGGGTCTTTCAACATTTCATTAGCCAGTGGGTTATTTATATCTTATTTAAATAGGAAGAAAAATCTCCGAAGACAACAAATGTTTGACAAATCTGATTAGTAATATTCAGATCTGTGTTTGATACCTTCCCAGACATATTAAAGCATATTGACTTGTTATGAATTAAAATATGATTTAATACACTGTTTAGTAAAACTCCTCTTTACTGCCCACGATATCTACTATATTATAAAAATTTGTTTAGGTATTATTTGGTAGATTATATGTATATAATGGAAATCATATGTGATTAACATATGATGGCCCAACTTTAGAGTGAATCCTCATAGAATATATAGTGTATCAATTGGTTGTTCGAAGAACAGATTATACAATGCGATAGAAATTGGATACTATGACGAAAGTGGGGCTGTGGTAATATATGCTAGTGTCTATCAATAAAATCTTATAGTATAAGATAGATTTGACGAGTTCAACTAACAAGTAGGTGAATAACAGCAATTACTACAACCAGTGCCAGAACTACAACTAAACGAGTCAGGTCTGCAACCTGGGGGGTGTGTACATTGATAATCTCCACAGACCTCACAGCACCGATCTTGCGAACCACAACAACAACAACCACCACAGCAGATGCTACCGGTACAATCGTATAGGGTACATGATTCACCAAGACATTCTCCTTCCCAAGAATAGCACCTGTATGCACCACAACCGGAATCTCCACGGTTTCTACACAAGTATATTATCATTCCTTGGGGTGATATATATCCCTGTGATGTTGACAATTTTTCTGCCTCATTTAAATCCAACTCTTTTGGACGTTGAGGAACTATTGTTTTTGTATCTTTCTTCAAATCACCTTTTTCTACAATATATCGGGACGACTGAATAGATGAACCGCCTGTTTCTGGGACTTTTTTCCGAAGAAGTGCTCGTGGTTTTGTATCAGAACGATCTGGATTAAAAGCGATTACTAATTTACCAGCAGGAATTTTCCGACGGATTGTAACGTGAGCAGTTGGTTTGTCATCTGCGGGGTGGCTTACGCCCCAGACACGTGCACCATTATCACTTGCTAAATACTCATCAGTACATAGTAAATTATTTACTTCCAAATCATCTTTCTGGAGAATATTATCTTGTTCAAGTGTTTGGAACAGTTGTGGGCTATCCTTTATCAATGTCTGTACTGTAGAAACTGATTCATATTTATCACGTATCTCATTTAGTTGTTCAAACCCGTCCTTTTCCGATTCAGCGCTAACTGGCTGGATTATTGAACCAGCTGATGCTGAAGCTGCGATACCGGCCATCAAACTTCTTCTATTGACTCCACCATTACTGTTTCTCTTCATGGGCAATTATATATTAACTACATCTAATAATAAATTTACTATTTCATAGGATTTATATGGTAATAATTCTCTATTGGAAACAACAGATGGTAGGTACTGTCTAGTCAATGGTTTCACACCTCCATAACCAGCTTTCATCCGTCGAACACTTGATCTGGTCGCTAGGAATTATACTAGTAGGTGAATACGCTGATACAGTGCTCGTTGACTGACGCGACTAGCTCAATGTCAGCTCTGACGTGGATTGCTTGCGGATAAGCTTTCTGGTCTGTCCAAATGTGTTAAGTCGAGTACGCTTGCTCCACCGAATGCCCACTTATCCCGTGCGTTTGAAACAGGTACTTAGCGGTCTAGCAACCATTGAATCTTTTTTGTATAGATCAACGGGTTCAACTATCCGAATTAAACAAACACTTTTTGCGATCGATGCACTATATCTAATTATGTCCTCAGCTAACATGTCCCGCTTGGTGCTCGGCCACTACTCTGATCAGCAAAAAATCCTTCGCGCTATTGCCTTCGTTATTGTAATTCTACTTGGGAGCTATGCTATTGTTAAAGGTGCTCAATCAATGAAAGTGTTTTACAAGATGACTGTTGATCTCGGTACTGGTGCAGTAGGACTAAACACGTGGTTTGAATTTTTCACCAAGGATGCGCCTCTCCTAACAATTGCTTTAATCTGTCTTGCTGCTGGTAACGCATATAGGGGCGGTGGCATCCTTATGAGTTGTGTACTAACAAGCGCCCTCATTATTGGAATGGTATTCGCTATTTTTGGCAATCCACCAGTTATTATGAATGTTGCGGATATAGCGTATTTTGCTGCCCCTATCTATGGCATTCTTGGCTGGTTTCTTGGATATAGCATGCGAATTTTGCAATCGCAATATACTAAAAATTGATTTTCCTTGTAGGAAATTATATAAAATAGTTTAAGATAAATTTATTAATTTATACTACCATCAATTTCTTGGAGGAAAACATGATGGAAAAAAATCGAAGAACGTTCCTAAAGTCAGCCGTCGGGTCATCAATTGGATTGGGTACCATTTCCGCGTTCAGCGGTCAAGTAGAAGCAGCCAGAACAACATTAGAAGTTGGCCTTCATAAACCGGATATGTCTAACCCAACTACAGTAGATTATACTATAAAAGTAAATACTACAGATTGTCGGAAGGAGGGGAAGGCAGATAGTAACGACCATCTATCTAAAGATTATAATCAAGGAGAGACTACGATTCATGGCACGTTACAGCCTGGCTATTGGGACAGTTTCAGTCATAATGGTTTAATAAACAAAGCTAGTTTTATTCCTCGCTCGAATACGTTAGAAGTACTAAAAATTAAACAAAGTGGGTACATAAGCCAAAATCCTGAGGGGGCAATGGATGTGACTAGTTATTCATCAGATTTCATCTCTACTTGTGAATTTTGGACATCTCTATGGGTGGCTGCAGGTGGCGATGGTACCATTGAAGATGGCGTTGAACATGGAAATACACGAGACGCGGCACATGACAACTACGGACGTTCCAGAACTGTTGATGGCGGACATGACCATTTTGACATAACTGGTCAGTTCACAAAAATAAATATGACGTCTCCCTTGGGTAACAGTCCTCTTACTTTTACTGTTGATTGGGGAGAGCGATGGTGATAAAGTACGTCAGTATCTCGCATCGTTGATGCTCGAAGCGAGTATTTGTAAATCACTTTTCTCTGTAGAATTAGTCTATTCCAGTCGGTTTTATAGACATATCACGCTCCAGTACCAATTGTAGCTCATCGGACTCATCCGTGCGTTGTGCGCGGATTGGGAATTCAATGCAGGTCTACTCGATATGCATAACAACTCGTGGGAGCCCATCATCACAATCAGAACCTTAATTCGATCTCTGCGCACAACTGCTTAGTGCAATAGGTGGTAGTGAGACAAACGGGTCCCAATCAATCAAGCGGAGGTAGACCACCTCCGTGACCCTGCTGGATTCTGGGACCACAAAGGACGGTAAGTGGAGCAAAAACCCAAAGTAGGCTGACCGCCCTTCTACTGCCTGATTTGATAAGCGAAAGTAGACCATCCCGGGACCCCCCTATCAATCTATGCACAGTTCGTGATGCGTATTTATTAGTGACCAGCTTCCGGGTTCTACCGTGACTGGGCCAAGAATTCTTCTGGTCAGGCATCTTCCCGGCTACATTGGGGGTCGGTGTGTCGGCTTCGTCGTACCCACGTCGAACCAACTTCGGGACGTGAGGCCAAAACACTGGGTCGCCATACTTCCACCGCTTTCAGTACGTTGTGTAGATTATTCAGTCATCGAAGACCACCTGTCTATTCTTCATCCGCTCGGCCTGCACCAATTGCGTTGATCTCTGCATTCAATTCAGCCACGATCTGGCCAGTCTTACTCTCAAGGTTGTAATGGTATCTGCGACCGTTAGCTGTCTCCTCAACAATACCTAGCTCAACAAGCTTTCCTATGTGCCGTCGGACACTCTGCGTACTGACACCCGCGAATTCTGCTAACTCAGTCTTGTTAAACTCCTTTCTGGGATCAACCTGGAGGAGTGCATCAAGCATCAAGTGAACACTCTCATGCTGACAGAGATACAACCAGCCGGACGGATAGGCTAGGCGTTGCTCTTTCGTGGTCATGTCGTTCGGCGTTTTAGCATCCATACCTGGTTTGCTCATGACTACACCAAAGTAAGGCTAGAACATAAGTATTGGCATGCTAGCCACCACTCGAAGTATGCCTAACCTTACTTTGAAGTAGGAACCTTTATTAACCCTTACACCCATGTAGCATACATGCAAGACACAGAACTAGTTTGTTCTATTATTCGTGTCCTCGTTACTAACCACGGATATGGGAAACCACTTCCCGCTGACGTGGTTCTCAATAAAGCGTCTTATCCCCCACACAAAGGTGGTGACGCGAAGAAATCTCTCGAAATCGTCCGACGACAATCATTCATTATCGACCACGGGAACCGGGGAATCATGCTTGATAACGGCGAATTCGGTTCTCTGGTCCAATTCCTCTATGACAACTGTGGATGGGACGAATTTGAATTGAAACTCCGAATCAAGCACTTCGAAGGGTGGGAAGAAATCGATTGGGATTGACGCAGCGCCCGTTTGGATGTCCAGATTGCACGGTCGCGCCAATCAGTGCTGGTTTCTATTGGCATGTGGTGGGTTAGTATACAATACTAACTCTGACTTCTGAACGAGATCAGATCATGTGAATAGTTCAATTTCGTGCTTATCCATAAACGTGCAATCAAAAACACCGACAACCCACGAGACTACCGAAATCACCCGACTCAACATCTCGATAGCACCGTCCCCAACCGCTATATTGCACGAAAATCATGACTAACACGCAATGAGGACGGAACGGAACAAAGACGGGACGTTCAATATGTGGCTCAGTCGTGAGGAATACCGTGCGATTCCGCGCGCCGCTGATTCGTTCGAACATGAGATCGCCATTCGCCTGATGGGCGACTGTGGTCTGCGAGTGACGGAAGTTCTCGGCGTCACACCAGCAGACATCGCGCGCATGGACGACGGCCGCCACTACGAGCTAGAGGTCACGAATGGGAAGGACACGACTGGAAGCTACCAAGGCGGGAAACAACGCAAGACATGGTTACCGGTTGAGATCGAGGCAACGATCAATCGCTATGTTCGGGAGACCGGTCTTCGGGACGACGACCCCCTGATTCAGCGGTCGAAACGCACCGTTCAGTACTGGGTTGAGCACGCTGCCGACCGCGTTGCCGACGAGACAGACAACGAGGACTATCAACGTGTCTCTACCCATGATTTGCGCCGCTGCTGGGCGAACCACCTACTTGTTGAGGAAAATGTGTCTCCGCGAATTGTGATGGCGCTCGGTGGATGGTCAAGCTATGACGCGATTGAGCCGTATTTGGCTGCACCCACGGAAGCGAATATCATTGAGTCGATGAGCACTGTTGAGTTGTAACCGGCTAATCGAGGGAACGAGAAGCACTACTCCTGAATTCCATCAGCGAAAGTGGAAACGGTCGGGTCGCCGCCCTCCGGGAAGCACAAAACCTCGCTCGCCACGACGAGCGGCCTTTGCAAGCTGGTTTCGCCTCTTCGAAGGTGGGGGTTCGGTGGAGGTGACGCTGGTCGCAATCGGCTGTCTCGTCATGTGGCGCCACAATAATTGGATATCTAACATTAATTGGCGGGCCAAGATTGCGGGCTCGCGGGAATTTTGCATAATGGATTAGGTTGCGAGTGGGAAGATCGGGGTTCGTGTTCTCAATTCGATTCTCTCCCAAACACTTAAGAAGATCAGAGTTGTAAGGATTAACAACGATGTCCGCAGATAAGCGCATCCCTGTCACGGAAGAACGGTTCCGCGAACTCGGAGACCTGAAAGGTGCTGGCGAAACCTATGACGAATTACTGGCAGAACTCATCGAAGAACACAAGAAACGCCGTCTCCTCCGAGATATGAAGCAGATTGAAGACGAAAGCGAGTTCGTCCCACTTGACGAGGCATAACCGATGGCTGACGACTACGTCGTGTTGGTCTCCGAGGAAGTGCGTAGCTTTCTCGCAGAAGCCGATAAGAAGACCGAGCGCATCGTCCGAGATAACCTCACGAAGCTCTCACAACCGTACCCCGGCCGTGGTTCGGGGGATAAAGAGAAACTGACGATAGAGGGTGAAGACCGATATCGGTTGCACATTGGTCGAACATGGACGGCCTTCTACGACATTGATGAGGACGAGAATGCCGTCGAGGTCTCCTTGGTATTGCCAATTGACGAAGCGCACAAGCGCTACGGTCACTGATCTCTCAAACCAATTGCCAACTGATGTCTCAAAAGAAAACGCTCGATGGTTTCGAAGTCGAGCAGATCACGACATCCACCCAGGAAGGAATCGAATTGCTTCAAACCCCCATGGGTTCGTCTGAAACAACGGAGTTTCTTCAACTGGCCAACCGAGCCAGTCTTCAAACCCTCATGGGTTCGTCTGAAACTTCGATGGTGTTGACCTGGCCTCTGATCGCCGCTTTGCTTCAAACCCTCATGGGTTCGTCTGAAACCGATGAAATGCCAGTAATCTCACCCAACGAACCGTCTTCAAACCCTCATGGGTTCGTCTGAAACGCCGTTGAAGGTGAAGTCAGCACCCCACCGTCTTCAAACCCTCATGGGTTCGTCTGAAACACTCATCTTGGTTGATGAGTTGGGGCAACGAGCGTTCCTTCAAACCCTCATGGGTTCGTCTGAAACCCGGGGCCTTGCACCCGGTAGACGGCGATAATCCCCTTCAAACCCTCAT
This portion of the Haladaptatus sp. R4 genome encodes:
- a CDS encoding helix-turn-helix domain-containing protein, with the translated sequence MPTVDRQPAVSMFSSLANETRLTILDVLADASSGLSFSQLYDAVPIDDTGNFNYHLTQLTGSFVRKQDGIYKLTPGGTEIVGALVAGTFDADLSINPIPTDWECLQCDGHFTVRCVDKRAQLRCDTCGSGSIFSVPPNAVESISKEDLPTTLIQWYRTQMQHLRAGFCHRCSSQTDRRLVEGVDPDADTPTPSVVRFDCRCCGASASMSGATLVTFHPVVEGFFRQHGLETNRQHPTQVWRALDSSAVQTVSENPLEVEVHFSMGEETVSAVITATGCVEDVRRVGTT
- a CDS encoding class I SAM-dependent methyltransferase, which produces MSDNSSDEVQARNWWNAWSEEFQEAGGHSIAVAFGPGAPEGDDLGLLGDVSGQNAIELGCGGGQFGIALAQQGATITGVDISEEQLNYARTLAEEHDVDIEFLHRSVTDLSDIQDNTLDLAFSAFAFQWVEDLGACFSETSRVLRDGGRLVFSVDHPYYKTVDTDSHEVTRSYFSDEPRRVYSESLDAEMVIYSRGIGETVQLLTEAGFTVEAIQEPGYEHPESYESEFGSFDADLMAKVPPTVVYAAQL
- a CDS encoding winged helix-turn-helix domain-containing protein; its protein translation is MSKPGMDAKTPNDMTTKEQRLAYPSGWLYLCQHESVHLMLDALLQVDPRKEFNKTELAEFAGVSTQSVRRHIGKLVELGIVEETANGRRYHYNLESKTGQIVAELNAEINAIGAGRADEE
- a CDS encoding site-specific integrase, which produces MRTERNKDGTFNMWLSREEYRAIPRAADSFEHEIAIRLMGDCGLRVTEVLGVTPADIARMDDGRHYELEVTNGKDTTGSYQGGKQRKTWLPVEIEATINRYVRETGLRDDDPLIQRSKRTVQYWVEHAADRVADETDNEDYQRVSTHDLRRCWANHLLVEENVSPRIVMALGGWSSYDAIEPYLAAPTEANIIESMSTVEL
- a CDS encoding type II toxin-antitoxin system RelE/ParE family toxin; translation: MADDYVVLVSEEVRSFLAEADKKTERIVRDNLTKLSQPYPGRGSGDKEKLTIEGEDRYRLHIGRTWTAFYDIDEDENAVEVSLVLPIDEAHKRYGH